In a single window of the Candidatus Hydrogenedentota bacterium genome:
- a CDS encoding DUF1501 domain-containing protein, with protein sequence MNPYMEHMHALTRRHFLQRAGAGIGATALSYLMGQNPAAAANTEGPRGAQFTPRAKRVICLHMAGSPSQLDLFDYKPKLNELNGQKCPDEFLANERFAFIKGHPTMLGTPHKFAQHGQSGTWISELLPHISGVADELCMVRSMKTDQFNHAPAQLFLYTGAPRPGRPSMGSWLTYGLGSENQNLPGFVVLVSGDKTPDAGQSVWGSGFLPTVHQGVQCRTSGDPVLYVSDPKGISRDTRRRSLDTLNQLNELHFSKDADPETMTRISQFELAYRMQLSVPEVMDIGAEPDYIHEMYGTKPGTTSFANNCLLARRLVEKGVRFVQLFDWGWDTHGAGPGNDIVEYLPQKCKLTDQAAGALIRDLKQRGLLEDTLVIWTGEFGRTAMNEARGGSTYLGRDHHPHAFTIFMAGGGCNAGAQIGQTDELGYRIAENPVHIHDLQATIMHLMGFEHDKLTFYYQGRDYRLTDVHGMVRPELMA encoded by the coding sequence ATGAATCCCTACATGGAACATATGCACGCCCTGACCCGCCGCCACTTTCTGCAACGCGCCGGCGCGGGGATCGGCGCGACCGCCCTGAGCTATCTGATGGGCCAGAATCCCGCCGCGGCGGCGAATACCGAGGGGCCCCGCGGCGCACAGTTCACCCCCCGCGCGAAGCGAGTCATCTGCCTCCACATGGCCGGGTCGCCCTCTCAGCTTGACCTCTTCGACTACAAGCCGAAGCTCAACGAGTTGAATGGCCAGAAATGCCCCGACGAGTTCCTGGCGAATGAACGCTTCGCCTTTATCAAGGGCCACCCCACCATGCTGGGCACCCCCCACAAGTTTGCTCAACACGGACAGAGCGGCACGTGGATCTCGGAACTGCTGCCACACATCTCCGGTGTGGCCGACGAATTGTGCATGGTCCGTTCCATGAAAACCGATCAGTTCAACCACGCCCCGGCGCAGCTCTTTCTCTACACCGGCGCGCCACGGCCGGGCCGCCCCTCCATGGGCTCGTGGCTCACCTACGGGCTCGGCTCGGAGAACCAGAACCTGCCCGGCTTCGTGGTGCTCGTTTCCGGCGACAAGACGCCCGACGCGGGCCAGAGCGTGTGGGGTAGCGGCTTCCTTCCGACCGTGCATCAGGGCGTTCAATGCCGCACCAGCGGCGACCCCGTGCTCTATGTTTCCGACCCCAAGGGTATCTCGCGAGACACGCGCCGTCGTTCGCTGGATACGCTCAACCAATTGAACGAACTCCACTTCTCGAAGGATGCGGATCCCGAAACGATGACCCGCATCTCCCAGTTCGAACTGGCCTACCGCATGCAGCTTTCCGTCCCTGAAGTGATGGACATCGGCGCGGAGCCAGACTACATCCATGAGATGTACGGCACCAAACCGGGCACAACCTCTTTTGCCAATAATTGCCTGCTGGCGCGACGGCTGGTTGAGAAGGGCGTGCGCTTCGTACAGCTCTTTGACTGGGGCTGGGACACCCACGGCGCTGGCCCCGGCAATGATATCGTCGAGTACCTCCCCCAGAAATGTAAACTGACCGACCAGGCGGCGGGCGCGCTCATCCGCGACCTGAAGCAACGCGGCCTGCTGGAAGACACCCTCGTCATCTGGACCGGCGAGTTCGGTCGCACGGCGATGAACGAGGCCCGTGGCGGCTCCACCTACCTCGGCCGGGACCACCACCCCCACGCCTTCACAATCTTCATGGCGGGCGGCGGATGCAACGCCGGTGCCCAGATCGGCCAGACGGACGAACTCGGCTACCGCATCGCGGAGAACCCGGTTCACATTCACGATCTCCAGGCCACCATCATGCACCTCATGGGCTTTGAGCACGACAAGCTGACCTTCTACTACCAGGGTCGGGACTACCGACTGACGGACGTCCATGGCATGGTCCGGCCCGAGTTGATGGCCTGA